The following are from one region of the Silene latifolia isolate original U9 population chromosome 9, ASM4854445v1, whole genome shotgun sequence genome:
- the LOC141599260 gene encoding small ribosomal subunit protein bS16m/bS16c — protein sequence MVVRIRLSRFGCKNKPSYRIIAADVRSPRDGKHLEILGHYNPLPGMDNQKRMGINFDRIKYWLSVGAQPSDPVERLLFRAGILPPPPMLSMGRKGGLRDTRPVHPMTGRLETTEAIPSSSETSDAKEDS from the exons ATGGTGGTGAGAATAAGATTATCAAGGTTTGGGTGCAAGAATAAACCTTCTTACAGAATTATAGCTGCTGATGTTAGGTCTCCTCGTGATGGCAAACATCTTGAAATTCTTGGTCATTATAACCCTCTTCCAG GTATGGATAACCAAAAGCGAATGGGAATCAATTTTGATCGAATCAA GTACTGGCTTTCtgttggggcacaaccatctgaTCCTGTCGAGCGTCTTCTCTTCCGAGCAGGAATACTACCTCCTCCACCAATGTTGTCGATGGGCCGTAAAGGTGGGCTCCGTGATACCCGCCCGGTGCACCCCATGACTGGACGTCTTGAGACCACAGAAGCAATCCCAAGCAGCTCAGAAACATCTGATGCAAAGGAGGACTCGTAG
- the LOC141600654 gene encoding uncharacterized protein LOC141600654: MAFKYSLLSISTVVYSASCIYNSEEITFQKALTVALKVQKRLAFTMVCQVLLTNSYTFVTTIIVFFLSKQNQVQFEKITVILIIILLVFGIILALFMTISWQLANIITVMDDYSGFKAMKKSKQLIKGNYGTAIALLLVLSICCSPMFILAKQLVGIDSNFGVGPIILYGIISLVFNPVIMLFCLVVQTMFYFVCKAYHHESIDISSFVDCLDLSKSDGEYFPLKSESKKIDQLDV; encoded by the coding sequence ATGGCGTTTAAGTATTCCCTTCTTTCAATTTCCACTGTCGTATATTCAGCCAGTTGTATATACAATAGCGAGGAAATTACCTTCCAGAAGGCGCTAACTGTAGCGCTTAAGGTTCAGAAAAGACTAGCGTTTACAATGGTATGCCAAGTTTTGTTAACAAACTCGTACACTTTTGTTACGACCATCATTGTTTTTTTCTTAAGCAAACAAAATCAAGTGCAATTCGAGAAAATAACAGTAATATTGATTATTATATTACTAGTTTTCGGAATAATTTTAGCACTCTTTATGACTATATCTTGGCAATTAGCTAATATTATTACCGTAATGGATGATTATAGCGGGTTTAAGGCTATGAAAAAgagtaaacaattgattaaaggtaaCTATGGAACTGCAATTGCTCTGTTGTTAGTACTATCAATTTGTTGTTCGCCAATGTTCATATTAGCTAAGCAATTAGTTGGGATTGATAGTAATTTTGGAGTCGGACCGATAATTTTATACGGAATTATCAGCTTGGTGTTTAACCCTGTGATAATGCTTTTCTGTTTGGTTGTCCAAACTATGTTCTACTTTGTATGCAAGGCGTATCACCACGAGAGTATCGACATCTCCTCATTTGTCGATTGTCTTGACTTGTCGAAGTCAGACGGAGAATATTTTCCGTTGAAGAGCGAAAGTAAGAAAATTGATCAGCTTGATGTCTAG